The Pseudomonadota bacterium DNA segment AGCGCCTGGGCGCGTTCGCCAGCAGCGACCGCTGCCTCTTGTCGCAGCTCGCGCTGAAAGGCCGGTTTTTGGACGTTCCCGAGGTGCTCTTTGCCTTTCGCATTCACCCCGAGCAGTTTTCGTCACAAGTCATGCGTCGCGGCAACTTCATGTACTGGTTCGACCCGAACCGCGCGGAATGGCCGACCATGCGCCACTGGACGCATTTTCTGCGATGCATTCGCTATCTAAGCTCGGAAGACCTTAGTTTTTGGAACCGCGTGCGCGGGTTTGGCGCGCTGTTTCGTGCTCAGATCAAGCCGAAGAGTTTGCGCGCCTACTTCCGCGAGAGTGGCCGCATGGCAAAGTACGGCGCTCGCAGGCTACTGGCCAAACTGACATAGGTCTGGACCTTAAGCCCGTCAGTCAGACGAACCACTTCTTCCAGTTCAGCGGTGAACGCGCCGGGTACTGAGGTTGATAGCCCTCATGAACCAGGCAATCGCGCGCGACCGATTCAAAGTCGTCTATCTCGTTGGGTGTCAGGCTGGTTTGCCACGCGGTGATGCGGTCGGCCTGGGGCGCCTTGTTGACGTTGCTGTGCAGCTCAGGCCGGTATCTGTCGGCAATCTCGTACGTGCGCGGCATGTCGGACTGCTGGGTCGGTTTGACGTCAAGGAACTCGGCGACCTCGGCCATCGTACGCTCGGTCTCGCGAATGAGCGTCTCGTAGTTCAAAATCAGGACGCCGCGATGGTCGAGCTCCAATTCGCGCAACAAGGTTGTTGTCTGGACCCATCGTTTGGCTGCGATCTTGGGGTCGTTGGCCATCGGTCTGCCGTTGCGCGATGCGATCGCCCTCTTCTTTGAATGAAACACGGCGCGGCCGTCTCTGATCAGCCCGATAAACTTGGCCGACGGGAACATCCTGAGGATTTCGCGGTAATCGTGAACGTACTTACCGTTCTTGATGCCGTAGCGGAAGTTGCTGGGTACGAGCTGGGCGCGATAGTAGTCCAGAATGATACGAACCGCGTCGGCCAGCGTTAGTGGCGCATGGTTGGACAACAGGCCCCGCAAGACCGGGT contains these protein-coding regions:
- a CDS encoding sulfotransferase, with the translated sequence MVSQVVTSVETKSEEDPFFILYDSRSGSTFLANELSKRFQVVITPETNFITDTLENFGFITFETEAQLDSLAMTITSDRKFADLKVTYPVLRGLLSNHAPLTLADAVRIILDYYRAQLVPSNFRYGIKNGKYVHDYREILRMFPSAKFIGLIRDGRAVFHSKKRAIASRNGRPMANDPKIAAKRWVQTTTLLRELELDHRGVLILNYETLIRETERTMAEVAEFLDVKPTQQSDMPRTYEIADRYRPELHSNVNKAPQADRITAWQTSLTPNEIDDFESVARDCLVHEGYQPQYPARSPLNWKKWFV